Below is a genomic region from Coregonus clupeaformis isolate EN_2021a unplaced genomic scaffold, ASM2061545v1 scaf0010, whole genome shotgun sequence.
TTGGCTCCTGGTCTCACAAGCACTCTCCCAGACTGTGAGTGCGTAGAACATTCAGAAAAGGAGAGAGCGCAGAGCGAGAGGGGGGCTACAGACCCACCATAGAATCTCTGGTATTAGGGGGATGCGTTTGTGCCAAAAAGGAAATACAAGGAAGTGGAGAATCAATGTCTCCATGCAGGAAAAAGGAATGTCCCATGGCCATTTTTCATTTTCTTCCTGTTGATTTTTACTCTACTCTTCATCGTTAGGTTTTATTACAACAGGTAGGCTTTCAAAGGAAAGTGGAAAGGAATGTCATCCCTCTGTTACAAGATGAGAAAAGAAACGGGAGAAGGAGGGATAACAGCTCTAATGATTATCATAGTTCTGTGACTACAGTTTGTTGGAAGAGAATTAGTATTTTTCAGGTAGCTGAGCACATGTCACAAGATCATTCATCACGCAGAACTGACAGTTACAAGACTGTAACCTGAGTGTCTGCAGATGTTAGGATGCAGTCAAATCCAACACAtttacagagcattcggaaagtattcagaccccttcactgcgttgttttcgctttatcattatggggtattgtgtgtagattgaaagatttaatcaattttagaataaggctgaaacgtaacaacatgtggaaatagtgaagtggtctgaatactttccgaatgcactgtataacctTTGACCTCTGCCTCCTCAGTTGGCCCAGAAGTATGACCCCcagaaggaggaggagctgaGGCTGTGGATCCAGGACGTAACAGGCAAGAAGATCGCTGATCCTTTCATGGAGAACCTGAAGGATGGGGTCATCTTGTGCGAGTGAGTGAGCGATACTCTCCTCAGTACTGTGGCCGTACAGAATGTCATGCAGAATGGCAGAGCATATTGTGTGTCATATGACCATATTACTTTCTGTGGCTTCTAATATCGTTCAGCCTCATTAATTTCCCCACTGTTAATGATGACTGTTAGAACAGTATTTTGACTGTTGTTCTGTGCTTTCTCTTTCCTTGTGTGTAGACTTATCAACACACTTCAGCCAGGATCTGTGAGAAAGATTAACACTTCCCCTCAAAACTGGCATCAGGTAAGCTTGTTCTGAGACAGAGGAAttgtttttgtattattatataaCATCATGCCCATCCtgatgtgcagtaggctatagttaTTATATTGAGCAGCATAAGCATGCCAAGAGTCCGTAGTTTTTTCCACTCCATACCTTTCAGCCACTGATCTCGCTAAAATATATAGCCAGATCGGTAGTCTTTTGCTTGGCATagtgtttatttatttacattcCAAACTGCAGCTGCGTTGTTAAATGAGGCTCATCTCAGCGTGCGTCTTCAACTCTCTTTGTATGAGACTCAAAAAGAAAACAGCACTTTTAAGGGTTTGAGGCACTTCCAAAGAATCATCCATGACATACAATGTTACTAAGAATAAATGCACTCACATGTGGTGGTCCCTTTGTCAGGAATAAAAGAGAAAAAGATTATCCAACTAGTAGGTTGGTAATGCTTTGAAGAAAACCCCAGACAGCTGATAATTCTGAAGTCCTGAGTCTCAAGTACAATGACTGTTTAAAGAAATAACAAATAACACAGTAACTGGTGTCCTCTTTGTGTGTACTCTTGCTTTTACCTCAGTGGATCATTTACTCTTGGCTAATTCTATTTTCTTCATTTTCATTGCCCAGCTGGAAAACATTGGCAATTTTGTCCGAGCCATCACAGATTATGGAATGAAGCCATACGATCTGTTTGAGGCCAACGACCTGTTTGAGAATACCAACTACACCCAGGTCCAGAGCACGCTCATCACCCTGGCTGGAATTGTGAGTGGAAACCCATAGAGTAATCTCAGTGCATTGTACAGTACGGTATTCAGAAAGTATTGTCAGTGGCTTGTAAGAAACCTACTTCTACTTCACGTGAGGATCCATAATTtctacatttatgtcatttagcagacgcttttatccagagcgacttacaaattggtgcatattcaccttatgatagccagtgggacaaccactttttttttcttctaattttttcatttttttttttctagagtatatttttaatgttcatttgttttatatatgtatattttttttttaatcacatgtgtatatatatatatatattttttaaaatcataaTCAGTTTTTCTAACCTTCCCCTCTTTCCCCAGGCCCAGTCCAAAGGTTTCCACTCCAAGTATGATATGGGAGTGAAGTATGCAACAGCACACCAGCGGCGTTTCGCCCCAGACATGCTGAAGGAAGGGCGCAATGTCATCGGCCTGCAGGTCAGAGCAGTCTTTGTATCATATACACTAAGATATCACTGTTATTACAGGTGGAATATATGTAGTAGTAACATGTTAAAACATACATTCATTTGTTTTGAGTTTGGCCGATAGGATTGGTTTAATGGTATTATAGTTCAGGCATAACCAATGCACTACCTTTGGCTGTCTGTCCAGATGGGTACCAACAAACTTGCTAGCCAGAAGGGCATGACATCTTATGGCACGCGGCGTCACCTGTACGACCCAAGGGGGGGAATGGAGAACCCTCTGGACCAGTCTACCATCAGCCTCCAGATGGGCACCAATAAGGGTGCCAATCAGGTGGGGCGCCATTTGATTTCACAAATAAATATTCTCTGGTAGAGATAGAATGGACTAACATCCTGCACACCTTGGGagtgttccctctctctgcctatcaTGAAAGCAATTAATATTATATAAAATATGACACTTTGTAGCCTATATCTAATCCTCCCCTgcttttcttcctctctccctcgctcagtCTGGCATGACGGCCCCTGGCACCAGGAGACACATCTATGACAAGAGTCTGGGCTTGGAGGACTGCGACACCTCCACCGTTTCACTGCAGATGGGCACCAACAAGATGGCGTCCCAACAGGGCATGACCACATACGGCCTCCCTCGGCAGGTCTACGACAACAAGTACTGCTCCAACCCCGATGAATTCGTCAACAACGGGGAGAGGGCTGAGTATGACGGTACTATGTACTATGACTAAAGAGAACAGGATAACCCCAGTCCCCTCCTCCCAAGAACCCCTCTCCACCAGCAAGACCACCCAAACTGTTATTTACTGTTTTCATTATCCTCATCCCTGGCAGTGGTTTTTGTGATCAACCATTCAAATCATTTCATCCTTTGAGGGGATTTATGCCTGGTTCAATGGCTTTGACCTTGTTATTTTAAATCACTTTAATGTAGTGGGCCACACCCCTCTCCCCCTTGAGCAGTATCCAACTTTGCAATGGAGATTTTTCTATTCAAATATGGTGAAAATAAGTACTATGAAATACTAAAAATATCAAGAGACCTATTCCTTAATCAATCTTAAGGTTATGTCATATTTTAGTTATAGATATTTTATAGTTTATTACATTTGAGATTTTCTGTTGTAGATCCCCCATCCAGCTTAAACATTGAGAATACAGGAAAAAGTTCCTTGAATGGAAAGAAGAAATGACCGACGTGTTGCTgttaacctctaacccctgaggAACCAG
It encodes:
- the LOC121550989 gene encoding calponin-1, with the translated sequence MSKNFKSGPSFGLSAEVKSKLAQKYDPQKEEELRLWIQDVTGKKIADPFMENLKDGVILCELINTLQPGSVRKINTSPQNWHQLENIGNFVRAITDYGMKPYDLFEANDLFENTNYTQVQSTLITLAGIAQSKGFHSKYDMGVKYATAHQRRFAPDMLKEGRNVIGLQMGTNKLASQKGMTSYGTRRHLYDPRGGMENPLDQSTISLQMGTNKGANQSGMTAPGTRRHIYDKSLGLEDCDTSTVSLQMGTNKMASQQGMTTYGLPRQVYDNKYCSNPDEFVNNGERAEYDDPPSSLNIENTGKSSLNGKKK